In Conger conger chromosome 9, fConCon1.1, whole genome shotgun sequence, the genomic stretch aaaatatgaactaAAATGTTTATTCAGTATGTTTGTTAACTCTTAGGAAAAAAGACTCGTAGGTAGCCTAAACCATCAGGGAAATGCCAGATGTGGGCTATATTTGACATTTGGCACCCCATATTCCATCAGATATAATTAGTTTGAGTCttgattattttaaattttaacaGAATGTTTGAACAGAATATTATTCTCTTTATTCTTTGATAACTTATCTGTCCTGCCTTCTCACCCCAGCTCCCTACCTTATCAATGTCACCTACAGTAATACCCATgatctctgcttctctcctccAGGTGGCCATTTCCTTCAACAAGGACCATTTCACAATTCAGGAATCTTGTTGTGAGTTTGTGCAATTCAAGAATAGCCTGGATTACCCATATTATGACTCCATATGGGTTGATGGAGATGTGTCAATCAAAGGCATAAGTATCAGctaaagacccaccaggaggagctagacatcccccttctggctcctgattggctgctctgcttctgcttcctggtgccttcctACAGCTGTGCTACGAGTGCACTTTGCCCCAttgcatttttttacattaatggcatttgtcactcttatccagagcaacgtacaacaaagtgcaaagtgcatacccataaccagggtaTGCACTACAGCCAAAGCAACACAtacaatatactatatatatagaaacacacagaaaaatgtaacaCATTTAGGTTgcgttttttaaaatgttatatgaATGATTAtagtcaaaatgaaatatgaataaatgtaaaaaacaagcTTCACGGTTCCACTTGCATTTCCGCACACAAtgtgaacagctgagaccacgcCTAGTAAAgaactgacatccgaaaactttgatgaatcccacattatttgtgtacgatttgtgtaaatgcatttctgaaggaATTGGGGGCAATTTCGCtcagctcacgtttgataaatgaggcccattgtgtgtgtagtgtatactcTTATAGTGTcattatattttctatattgtgtatattgtaCCTATATTGGACCCACAAGtctggtggtttgatccccggtgcagccacaataagatccgcacagccgctgggcccttgagcaaggcccttaaccctgcattgctccaggggaagattttctcctgcttagtctaatcaactgtaagtcactttggataaaagcgtcagccaaatgacatgccatttttctttattcaaTTACTGGACTGGGTTTCTGCTGTAAACTCAGCGTACCACtaatgttaagtcagggggctgtttttaaaaaccttatgatatagaaagtataaattatatcccttaacaaagaggaagcgaccaaataGGTCCGTTTAGTTTCatcaactggaggaggagttacatccataataagaataagtacctgtaataaataaaaatatactgttattttttaaaataataatgacaggctaaaacaaaagcttagaaagtaactgattttcatacattaattcatattttattgtaaaaaaatgcattcagtgaattagcgaatgtattgtgttgtgcttttcctctgatactgacacgcgagtagcataggcctaagctttagttatgtaaacatcccaactatcattagttgatttgttgacttgttgatttgattctatgaccgtccatgttggtccatggttctgacttgattaatacaaatgttctaaaatatcacaaacgatgtagcctgtgtcccactaaccaaagtaactcatgagacaaataaaatctaaataaaagtattttctttaaaatatctgtcaaatagtgtgtgtgtgtgtgtgtgtgtgtgtgtgtgtgtgtgtgtgtgtgtgtgcgcgtgcgtgtgtgtgtgcgtgtgtgtgtgtggtatgtgcttTACTAAAAAACCAATGGTCTTTTATTCCAgctgatgaataattatattctttAGTTGGGGGTCTGATTGAGGGTGGATAGGCCTATTCAAACCAACTCATAAAAGTTTGGTCAATTCTATCAGTTGCATTGCTGTAACTTCCCTATTTGATGGAAGAGCATGAGGTTTCAAAccagctgttccacacacaggCATTCCCCTCCTGTCCCAGTAGGGGGCGCCATATCTCTACCAGAGGACAAGGGCATTAGGATAATCAGCAATGTGTACAATGCTTTTTGACGCAGTATTAAACATCAcgtcaaataattattatgacTATAACACAGCTGATGCATACgcttttgactggtactcacTTGTACGATTGAAACAGTAATCCTCATTCCCCAAACTCTCCCATGCAAAGTTACAGCAACCAAACATAAATCGCTCTGGGTGAAATAATCTGATAAAAGTAATTTAAACAGGGGTGTAGTAGAAGGTAAGCGCACGCAAACGCAGTTTGTCCATCTCTTTATGTAAGAAACGAGTTTACGCACCTCTCCTGGAACGTTAACGCATTTTTGCTTGCAATGTAGTACGCTACTCTTTCTATTCCCTTTTGCGCGTCTGGGCACTAGTGATGGGCACGAACGAACAAACGAATATTTTTGAACCAATCTTTCAAATGAACGAAGTGACTCTTGTCTCTTCCGTCAAAGAGCCGTTCGTTTGGCTCTCTGAGCGCCGTTTTAAGTCTCTACTCTAAATCCATGACATTGTTGCGAGCAAAGATCGTATTGTGAGCAGCCACCGAGGACGGGCTCGTATCCATCAGTGCACGAGCCGTTTCAGTTGTATGATGATATATTTCAATTGTGATTTTCATTCTTAGAATCAGGTATTTTGAAAAAGTGAGcaatacttttctttttaaaagcagtCATTGTGCGTTATATTCAGCGACCAGGGTTTCGACTAATTACAAGGCAAGTGCGTGGTTACAAGCGGTAATTGACGGATATTTAATTTTCCTCTCCGTTTTTAAGATAGCAATATTCAGCATATAGGCTAGCTACATAAGTGCCACGAACACTTAGTTCTTGAGGACACACGTTTGACCAGTAAAGGAATAGCATCCAGATGAATGCAAGTCTGGGTTTACTCACTCGTCTGTTAATATTACTGTATTTGAACTGACGTCATTAGAATTCATGGAGTGTTGTGAAAACAGCAAGGGCTTACCCACCTTTTTATTCACCACTACAGCCCTGAATGTATTGGAATGTGATGTCTGAACAGCCTCGTTCAGATTAATATTCATTCTGCCAGAGGAACCAAGCAAGTTGAGCAGCAGAACATAGCATTTTACACAGAATTAAAACAAAGtttacacaacaccacaacacacataGCATCACTTTCTCATTAAGTATGATATATGATATCATTATAAATCATAATTACAAGTACGATCACATACGGTGTAAAAATGTTGTCATGTAACAACCTTAAATTCATCCGGTTATAAATAATTTTGGATGTTTGGATATTACATGACAAAATATATAAGAACAAATGTGCAAGAATGAACATACATTTATGAATCATCATTGGGGCCAGTGAGGAACATCATGTGGGGCGGATGTTGAACCTTGGTTAACATCTGCATAATGTTTGACCAAGACATGTTGGTCTTTAAGAGTtaagatacagtacagtgcagaagacttaggcaccctagactttattatatatttgtttgaattttctgtgtgtgtgtgtgtgtatgtgtgtgtgtgtgtgtgtgtttgttcgtaTAAAAGAAcgcatttgagatttccaaatattcattatccaaaagattaagtaaaaaaaaaacatattactgtcagaatcttatctgtacagaatgttaaacaggtgcctaagacttttgcacagtactgtatgtttgcagATTGTTTCAGCTATGAGGCTCAAGGCATCTGAATGATGATGTGCTATGAATGATGGGCTATGAAGTCTATAGCTCCTgtaacaaagtgcaaagcacTCAAATAAACCATATCTAAGGTATGTAAATGTAACTattaatttacattaatggcatttggcagacgctcttttagAATAGAAGACGTATGataataaagaaaaagatttttggCTAAATATCTACATTTTAATCAACATTGTTGGGCTACTACCAATAAGACAAACCTAAAGGATGGCAACTTaaactttttcatattttcaattcaGCTTTTATGTATACAAGTTAACAAGGACAATTAAAAACTGCATGAAATGACTGGTGATGAAGTTGCAGGTGaacaacatttctgttgtttaAAATCTGTTGTATTGACTGTTAAAACATGCATAATGAAATCCTAGGAGCATCAGTGCAGATTATCATGCAGATAATGTGATGGATTGCCCAAGAAACTCAATTGTTAAACAGCTCCCACATACAAACCACAGGATTCCACTCACAACCTGAGTGGAGAACCATGACTTCTGAGGGAAACTCTTGTAAAATACAAGAagcagtttgtcttttttgttgatcCTTTTGTAGAATTGTGCATGTCTCTAAGGCAGTGATGGTCAGTTAGATAGTGAGGAGGCACGATTGGCTCCTAACTGCCCAGTGAGGTCTTTCCCAGAGCTTTttagcttttagtttttttgataGAAACTATCAATTCAGGGTTAGAgttctttattctgcagaaggTGAGTTGGTTCATGCAACAGGATGTTAAAAGTCTCACAGGACACAAGAATTCCTCAGGCAAATAAGAAggatgttaaaaaaatatatgacaaAAAATATGTCAGTTAAAACATAAACAGATTGTGTTGTAGTACAGTAGTAGGATGGAGATCCACATTCCAAAAGTCGCCTTTGTGTGTATAGACGCTCTTCtgtatatcactgttgtaatgtgtggttatttgcattactgtgaccttcctgtcagctttgaccagtctggccattctcctctgacatctctcgttaacaagccgtttctgtctgcagaactgctgctcactggattaggttttttctgttcatgaaaccaCCCTTGGAAACCACCATTGGAAAATGGGGACATCATTGTGAGGGAACAGTGTTTGTGATATAGGCCTCACATGGTTACCAcctaaaatgacattataatcCTTGACTGATACATCACCATGCGGAACAATCCATGAGATTACCATCCACACCAGGTCCATCTCCATGTTTAACAGGTGGCAACAGACGATTGATGGTTCCTTTGGCTTTCTTTGAAAATAAACCCATCCAGACATAACATCCCCATTTCCCTGCTTCCCTGCTGTTCAGTCTCGATTATTATTAATCAGATTATTGTCCAAAAAGGGAAGACTGTAAACtgattgaaaatgtataaatcataAACACCCTGACAACCATAACCCACTTCTACATTTCCTTGAATCAattatgaagaaagaaaaaacagagaCATGTTTGATAATAATGCAGACAGACTGAGATTACACTGATAGTATCTTCTTATTGTGCACGACTGCAAATTAATTTCTGGAAATAATTACAGTGTATTTTCTATTGAAAtactatttttttcaaatggagGTTTGGGTCATGTTTGCAGTGGCATTTCAGGGTTAAAGAACAGAGAACTCAAGCCAGTGCATGAAGTGCGTTGGTTGCCTACTGACTTTTGATTTTGGCCTTTTGTCCCTTTATTCTTGCATCCAACACTCGTTATAGTGCTAGGAACACAGGATTtaaaatcacaatcacaatctcaATCTCAATCACATGAAATTTTACTGCAGTCCATCTGTCCATcaacaattttatttaatttaattataatacaaaatacagtttGGAATGTGCTGTCCAACAAAAAAAGCTTCTGGTACctctcacaaaatggctgactatTTTCTTTCATGGAAATTCACATTCATTCCCGTATGGCACCACCGGTGAACAAGAGATATAAAAAAGTTTTGTATGGACCTTTAGCTGTTCACGTCTGTTTCCTCATATCAAATAACTCCTCACAATTACCCCATGATAACTCAAACTCCTCACAATTACCCCATGATAACTAAAACTCCTCAACATTACACCACAATAACTCAAACTCCTCACAATTACCCCATGATAACTCAAACTTCTGACAATTACCCCATGATAACTAAAGCTCCTCACTATTACCCCATGATAAGTCAAACTCCTCAAAATGAACACCTTTGAAAcagttaaaaatacataaataaatggcacttcacattttatgtgataaaaatgtattaggtacaaatgttcaaaagtatttttttgtactgaGTAGGGGACAATAAAATCTGATACTATAGCTATGTTAACCTGTCCTTGAGATATATCCCAAATTTGCACACATATCAGtttggggcaagttgtcacatGTATTATTAATTGATGTATGAAACACAAAAATCATTATGATACTGTGTAATCAGCAATGAGGTGTCTTGTAATGGTACTAATGCTTTTGTAAATGGAtcattgtacatacagtacagatagCTTAGAGCAGCAGACATGTCCATGGACTACACAAGACAGCCCTTTAGCTGAGTCTGACTTTCAACTGTATGCTTGTATCCAAGGCCAGGCCATTCACAGTATGTGAATCAGAGTTAGTCAGATATTCAGTAGACTGCAACTGCCATATGCCAGTGTCCTGCTGTTGTTCATTTCAGAGATTGTTGAAACGGGGGGCGATTGTTGTTCCGTGATTGTTGTCCTAAATTATTGACAGGGAATGGGGGGTACAGTGGGATGTTGTTCATCACTTGTTCATCGTGGGGATTGTTGATGGCAGCAGAGGTTTGCCACTGACAATAATGGGGGTATCATTGTCAGTGGCAAACCtcttggtggggggtgggggtgggggcaagATAAATCCAAGAATCCAAGtacaaacattttcacattgaCTGAACAGAAAAGGCCCTTGGGTTTGAGGGGATGCCTGAGGTCAAGGCAGAGTTCCTTCATTTCACTTAGAAACATCCACCAAATTCAAGCATTACATTTTCCCATTTCACAGCCAATGGTTCCCCTCATTTCCCTTCAAACaacttgatttttctttttttacaggcCAGCAGCTTCAAGGTCATGGACTCATAGTCTCCAGCATGCCATCCGGTTGGCTTTCTACGTGtaaatttgtttttctcccagtAATGCTGCCAGGTTCCGTCCTTGGCTGctccaaatccaaaaacattcaccTGAGACCAAGAGGATGGAGACAGTTTGATGTTAAACTGAGTAGATTTCATAAATTCCAGGTGTTGGTAGTGACTGTATCGTCATCAACAATATAATTACTATTGTACAGCCTAcaccagtgagcactttattctgtattttttagacctatcttttagacttattaaatctcctgctgctgtagccaatccacttcgaggtttgatgctttgtgtgttcagagatgctcttctgcacaccactgttgtaatgtgtggttatatgtgttactgtcaccttcctgtcagctttgacggCTGTGCatgtaaatcccaggagatacgaAGTTGCTTAGATACTCAAACTTAGATACTAAGTTTGCTTAGATactctgtcaccaacaatcattctacagtcaaagtcacttagatcacatttctgcatcattctgacatttggtctgaaaaacagctgaaccacttgaccatgtcggcatgattttatgcattgagatgctgccacatgattggctgattaaatatttgcattaagaagctgatgtacaggtctacctaatgaagtgctcactgagtgtatatgcatgggtgtgaaactttatttgtgtgtgtgtgggttttttttgagGAGGAAGCAGGGAAGTTGGAGAAGCTTAGGgttctgagtgaggggaatagttTTGGGAGAAGAtccaggtttttagggtactgagtgaggggaatagttTTGGGAGAAGATCCAGGTTTTTAGGgtatttgtgttagaaatgataaaaccaacatgaagaccagagagctgtcttttggagaaaagcaagcattacattacattaatggcatttggcagacactcttatccagagtgacgtacagttgattagactaagcaggagacaatcctcccctggagcaatccagggttaagggccttgctcaagggcccaacagcaatgtggatcgtattgtggctacaccgggattagaaccaccaaccttgcgtgtcccagtcatttaccttaaccactacgctacaggccgccccctgtaATATGTGCTTACCTCATCACATACGTGGATGGCGACCATCAAGGTTAAGAAGCCGGTGGAGGGATATTTTCCATGGCGTTCAAGCCACACATCATAGATGTACTTGAAGAACTCAGGGTTGTAAATTAACACCTGTGTTAAAAGAAATCAGAAAAGTCACCGAATGAGCGAAatagacatactgtatgtagaatATTGTATAGTCACACActtgtgcatacacacacacacacacacacacacacacacacacacaaaagcattttGGAACAAAGTGCGACACAAGACTCTTTCACCTTATTCTTGTCTGCATTAATCTTGGCCATCACACGCATACGGGTGCTGTGGAAAACAGAGAGATTTCAATCACCTGCTGGGTGCCACTTAGTCCAATGATTCCACTAGTACCCCAGGGCAGGACACTTGGAGCATCTATGGCAACACTGAACCAAGAGCTAATAAAGGAgccctttttccctttctttctgtctAGCTCATTTTAGCCCTCACCCTAACATTAAATGCAAAGCGTAATGATGAAAACGGTTGCTTCTTTTTCATCTGAAAACAAAGTGAGTGAGCACCACAGCAGCTTCTGACGAGGGCTCCTGTTTCTCAGAGCTGCAATCAGCTTCTTAGATCAatgttcaaacacaaatgcattcccAATGTAGCCCATGGCCACCTACCGTTTCACAGTGCCTGTGGTCAGAGCACTAGTGATCCACTCCAGATCCAAAGTCTTGAATGGTATCAGTAGCAGGCTTATGTTGTTTTGCAGGTTTGTGGCACTTTCTGGGTATATGACACGATGGGTGGTTCTGTTCCCTACGTCCTTTTCATAGCCCAAAATGGGAGCTTTGTTCATTCTGCAGACACAAAATATATTGCTTTTAGAGACTGGCTGCTATGTAAACTAGTCTTGACATTGATTTTAGACAAAGCAATCAGGATAGCTGCATTTAAGTGGCCCAAGTTTACCATACAACTAAGAAACATCATTCTGGGTTGTGTCATGTAATGTGAGAAATATGTTTCAACACTATTGGCACAGAAAATACACTAACTGGtattcaattaacatttctcATTGACTTAATAAATCCAAGCTTTGTAATtcagttcatgggtggaagaacaCATGGTAGGACATTCTGCCTCAGCTTTTAATAGTTAGTCAGGGTTAATCATATCCTCTTTGACCCTTGTAGTTGAGTCGGTgatgtcccaaattattgttgcgttaaTATTTATAGAAACAAAAAACGgtgatgtaataaaaccacaaaactgcaatgccagattgttaaagaTGATTAAAGGTGAGgtagcagtttagatgcttagtagactcttatttgcaaagcagggcaataaaactccagcctccccctcaaCATGTtcatggtttacaaccctcaccccGCCACAgattcagacaataaaaggccaCTTTTATTACATGTCCGGccaacatatttccggtttggtagaaatacaagtttgttttgcaaattgttcgatacagacatatttatcgAACCAAATATCtgacctggttatgaagctatagctgttttctgactaatttTGAAGTTTTTTAAGCCATTTTctagaaaattatatattaaccCAACGTTATTTCttattgttgcataaatgcattgctaggtcatttcagtactgaAGTAATGTGAAACATAGTAAGCTTCATTTACAGGGtctcctaccctttccaacaaggtataatgtgctaaaaaagcctaccctggatccctccatcatccagaactaccgcccggtatctcttcttcctttcctttctaaaactatagaacgagccgcttctactcaactttcttccttcttttctaacaacaacctgctagacccccatcagtctggcttcagatcgggccactcgacagagactgcactcctctccgtcagtgagtcacttcatgccgctcgagcagcctccctctcctctgtcctcattcttttagatctctctgctgccttcgacactgtggatcactccatcctcctgtctgccctgtcagcaacaggcatctgtggcacagccctggactggattgagtcctacctctctggtcgctccttccaggttgcctgggctggttcggtatcgacacctcggcccctcgccacaggagttccccagggctcagtccttggcccgcttcttttttctctctacactcgctcccttggccctgtgatcactgcacatgggctatcctaccactgctatgcggacgatacccaactcttcgtctcgttcccgccgtctgatatgcaggtttcagcccgtatctctgcttgcctgagggacatccagagctggatggacaaccaccatctaaagctcaacccaggtaaaacagaaatgatattcatccctgctaatacctctccccatctggatctctccatttccctcggggataccacactcacgccgtcacccagtgcaaggaacctcggcgtggtgatggacagcagactgtccctttccgagaacattgcggcggtgacccggtcttgcaggttcttcctatacaacatacggagaatccgcccctttctcaccccctactcgacccagctcctggtccaagcgatggttctgtcctgcctggactactgcaattccctcttggctggcctcccagcgtccgccatcagacccctccaactcatccagaatgcagcagctcgtctggtcttcaaccttcccaaatactcacatgtcacccccctgcttacttccctccactggctgcctgtcatggctcgcatcaaattcaaaacattggtgctagccttccaagcagttaaagggtcttccccagcttatctgcaaaaaatcatcagaccctacacccctgccagacgtcttcgttcagcctccacaggccgcttggcacctccccctctcagaacctccacctcacgctcacgactactgtctgttctggctccacagtggtggaacgaactccccgttgaggtcagaactatagaatctctccccaccttcaagcgcaagctgaagacacacctcttcaagcagcacctctccccatccctccctacctccctgtgaaccttaattgttgtctctgtgacttgctttgtgtatcggtatttttagttggctaggtaagcagtgtttggatagttaactttggtgacttttgctctttgtttgtttgttcaaaaaaaaataataaaaaaaatggcccttgtccttatctttgttgtacaggtagcagttgaaattgtacttacctctagggtctttcagcgaacttatccctggttatgggtatgcactttgttgtacgttgctctggataagagcgtctgccaaatgccaataatgtaatgtaatgtatagatCAACAGGTAATTGTACTGCCTAACAGGGCTAGCATGGCTCTGgctaacctaattttgaaataaatgtgatgcaggttcattagaaagcattagggtgagtcATCCTTTTTGGAAGGCGTTTTGGACATTTTGGGTATGCTTTATATAACCATACTCATATAcaatattttctttacattttgaatcaaaaaatcttttaatagaaaaacaaacttttaaaagagatttggggacacttgatgacatctgggtgcagttttgggagaACTATAACACTTTTATTCGACTAAAacaggtggaaattgccctccaGGGAGGGAAAAGTGGAAAGGAATTACTTAGCATTCAACTGATCAATTAAACCAGTTAATTTGTTTAAACCAGTTCAAATCCAGTTCAAATCCAGAGTATCCCAGTAGCAACTGTGGCTGGTAGCTCCACGGGGCAAAATGCATGTTGTGTTTACATTTCCCAGGAATAGGAGGTTTCAATCCATTAGGGCACTGATCTCAAACTTGTCGCCATggagtgctgtgtgtatgcaagGTTTCATCCTGACCAattgaccctgtgtcaacataacataacttaatggcgagaacaggccattcagcccagcaatgctgaCCTtatcctaccactaaagtgtacccaCTGCTTAGTTTGTCAAACAGGTCAAGGTCATTCATatgaatgaggaagagcagtggtcccagcactgatccttgtgggactccacttcccacaataccctttTCAGGTCAGGTCAGGCTGAGTCTGTCACCTTATGACGAAgtcattggagtcaatgagaaCTCCGTAATCGGATCCCTTGAGGTTCCCAGAATTCCCGACTACAGCGCAAGTCCTGCAGCGATTGGGCCCTGAGTCATTGTAGTGTCCCTCCCCAGGGACAACCTGGAATAGTTTCTGCACTACAGCACTGTAGTTGGCATTTTTCTTACCTTGTAGCCCCTGGGGACACAAAAGTGACAAAAGACACGCAAAAGTGACTCTCAGCTGCTCAAGATTCAATCATCAATGGTAGCTATTGAGCAGAACAAAGCATTAGCTTAGGCAGATGGCAGGTTAtgctatatttacatattttttttcaaattacgTTTGTCAACACACcagaaccaaaacacacacacacacacagttcagtaAGACCACTCCCAATAAATCACTCCTTGTTGTAAGCCAGCCAAAACAGGGagtgacttcctgtttcagaaAAACTTCTGAAGACACAGTTACAATGCAAATTCAGTAACAGCATGTAATATAAGCAACAACAGCACCCTAGCAACAGCATGCCAAAAAGAGCAA encodes the following:
- the LOC133136676 gene encoding CMP-N-acetylneuraminate-beta-galactosamide-alpha-2,3-sialyltransferase 1-like — protein: MVDLKNRIRKLLIVLFSISTIAIVIFSYSSTSSYSLQRVFGRSDKPVSKALCACRQCFSVEDEDPWFRKRFNQSISPLLSQKNAMLSTSTFKWWQGLQGKKNANYSAVVQKLFQVVPGEGHYNDSGPNRCRTCAVVGNSGNLKGSDYGVLIDSNDFVIRMNKAPILGYEKDVGNRTTHRVIYPESATNLQNNISLLLIPFKTLDLEWITSALTTGTVKRTRMRVMAKINADKNKVLIYNPEFFKYIYDVWLERHGKYPSTGFLTLMVAIHVCDEVNVFGFGAAKDGTWQHYWEKNKFTRRKPTGWHAGDYESMTLKLLACKKRKIKLFEGK